The Hyphomicrobium sp. 99 genome contains the following window.
GAGATCGATCTCCAGCAATGTTTCCATTTTGCACAAAAGTTCGACGGGGCCGGAATAGCTCCACGTCATGACGATGCGTCGTCCGAAGTCCAGATCGCGGTATGTGCCGTCAATGGTGTGTAAGGTGCCGTCGGGAGCGGTCGAGCGAATATAAAAGGTGCCACCAACCCGGACATCAGTGCGGGCGTCGACGACTTTGTTCTGACCTGGGGCCAGCCACTGCCTCATCAGCTCCGGCTGCGTCCATGCCTCGAAGATCTCGTCAGGCGAACCAGAGATCACACGTTTGAAAACGAGAGCTGCCGGCGCATTCATTTCTTGTTCTTCTTCTTGGCGCGAAACAGATCCTCTAACGCATCGAAACGCTCGTTCCAAAAGATTTCGTAGAAGCTGAGCCACTTCTGCGCTTCAGCGAGGGGCTTTGCATTCAAGCTGCAGACGTGCGTGCGCCATTGCACCGAGCGCTGTAT
Protein-coding sequences here:
- a CDS encoding SRPBCC domain-containing protein, which translates into the protein MNAPAALVFKRVISGSPDEIFEAWTQPELMRQWLAPGQNKVVDARTDVRVGGTFYIRSTAPDGTLHTIDGTYRDLDFGRRIVMTWSYSGPVELLCKMETLLEIDLASAPGGQTSMTVVQTHITTPEAADGYREGWPTCFDKLETSFGARDQH